In the genome of Candidatus Binatia bacterium, the window CTACTGGGGGGACGCCGGATGGGGCGTGCTGGCCGTGGCGGTCAACGCCGTCTACATGCCGGTGAAAGTCGTGTACGCCGGGCTGGGCATGCTGACCGGAAGCTTGGCGTATGTGATGACCGTTGGGGATAGCGACACCGCACAAAAAGTGTGGAGTCCGTCTCTCGGCGGCAATTACGTGGTGACGCCGGCCATGTTGCATGGAGAGGAGCCGCTCTTGTTCAATGGGCGCAGCTACTCCAACGACTGAGCGCGCTCGCCGCGCTGGTGGAGGATGCGATGAATAAGAAGATTCTAGCGGCCGTTGCAGTGGTGCTCCTCGGCGTGGTGACCTTTGTCGTCTACATGGCCATCGGTGTGCGCCGCGAGGCGGCGAAGTGGGCGGGGCCGATGAAAGAAATCGTCGAGGAGAAAGTTGAGCACGAGGACGCGGTGACCCACACTCATTACGTGTCGCTCATCAATGCGCCTGTCGCCGCGGTGCAGCAGGCGATCTGGGACGTGGAAAACAGCCAGAACACCGTCGAGAACATCAAGCTCTCGAAGCTCCTGGACAGCAAGGACAACACCAAGTTGGTGGAAATCAACCTGCTGTCACTCAACCTGCCGCTGCAGAACTTTACCATGCGATGGACCCTGTTTGCCGACGAACATCGGATTACCTTCAAGACGGTAAAATCCCAGGCGCAGGACATCGAGGGAGAGTACAAGTTGGAGGCGTCGCCGGATGGTGCCAGGACACGGCTCGTCTACACCTCCGTTTCGACGGACAAGATCGCGGTGCCGTTTCCTCAATCCGTGCTTGAGAGCGCCAACCGCGAGACCTACGTGAACACCATCCGCGGCATCGAGAAATCGATCAAAGCCGGCGCCAAGGCAGGTTGAACCGCTTGCCGCCGCGTGCGCCTCAGCCGCGGGTGCATAGCGCCGAGTTCCTCGCCGGCGCCGCTGATGGCGGGCGCCTGCCGCAGTTGCGCTATCCCGAGATCGCCTTTGCCGGGCGGTCGAACGTCGGCAAATCGTCGTTGCTCAATCGGCTCGTCGGGAGCCACAGCCTGGCCCGGGTGAGCAAGACCCCTGGCCGCACCCAGCAGATCAACTTTTTCCTCATCGACGAGCGGCTGGTCTTCGTCGATCTGCCCGGGTACGGCTTCGCGCGGGTTCCGTTGAGCGTCAAAGAGCAGTGGAAGCAACTCGTAGAGAGCTACCTGAGCCAGCGCGCCAACCTGTGCGCGGTCGTCATCATCCTGGACCTGCGCCGTGGGATCGAGGCCGACGATCGGCGGCTGATTGAATACCTCCACGCGCATGAGATCCCTGCGATCCTGGTGGCGACCAAGGCCGACAAGCTCGCGTACGGCGAGCGCCTGCGCCGAGCTCACGGGCTCGAAGCGGAGCGCTTGCCAGGCGTGGTGGCCATGGTCCTCTGCTCCGCGCGCACCGGCGACGGCATGCCGCAAGTGTGGCAAGCGATCGAGCCGTTGGTGCATCGGTTTCAACCGCGGAATCTGTAGCGTTTGCTGGATCGAACACTCGCGTGCGTGCGGCGACGACAACACCTGAGTTGTTCTGCCACGGAGGCTCGTGCTAGAGACACGACATGACCACGTTCTGGATTGGCACCTCGGGTTACAACTATAAGGGATGGAAGGGGCCATTTTATCCCGCCGAGATCGCCGAGCCGGAGATGCTCAGATACTACGCGCAGCGGTTTTCCACGGTCGAACTGAACTACACGTTCTATCGCATGGCGAACGTGCGCACGCTGCAAGGATGGGCCAAAGAGACGCCGGAGGTGTTTCACTTCACGCTCAAGGCCCCACGCCGAATCACCCATGACCTGCAGTTACGGGATGCCGCCGACCCGCTCACCTACTTTTGCGAGACCGCCCAGGCTTTGAAGCAACGCCTGGGAGCGTTTCTCTTCCAGTTGCCGCCGTTCCTGAAACGGGACCTGTCGCGGCTGGAGGACTTTCTCCACCAGATGCCACCGGGATTCCGTCCGGCCTTCGAGTTTCGTCATCCCAGCTGGTTTGCCGATGATGTTTACGAGTGCCTGCGCCGCTTCGACGCGGCGCTGTGCATCGCGGAGCACGAGGATCGCAGCGCCCCATTCGAGCCGACGGCCAACTTCGGCTACTTCCGATTGCGCCGGCCAGACTATTCCGACGCCGACCTGGCGGCATGGGCGCAGCGGCTCGAGGATGCCGCGGCGCGGTGGACCGACGTCTTCGTCTATTTCAAGCATGAGGAAGCGGGGAAGGGTCCCCTGTATGCGGCCAAGCTGTCTGAGTTGCTGCACAGGTCAGCTGTGCCCGTTGCGGCGGAGAACCAGCCGTAACTGCCCGTTAAAAGAATCTGAGCACCGTTCGGCAGGCTGCCCATGAGCCTGAAGCTGCCCTGGCGAATGAATTCGCGGCAACGAAAGGCACCAAGTCGCCCTGCGGCGACTCCCGTCCCATCCCCGTCCGCATGCGGGGCGGGGGAGCCCACGCAGGTGGGCTTGGTGCTCTTGTTGCCCGCGGTTTCAACCGCTGGGTGGGGAGATGCGGCGGTTCATTGGGAGCCTGTCGAAGCACGGGGCTGGGTTTTTCCACGGGTCGCTCATAGGGCATCCGAAGTCAGCGACGTTGGCTGTGGAGCAGCCATGGCGCGTGTGGTCCGCGTAGGCGGACTCTGCTGTCTCCTGCTGGGCTTCCTGCTGCAGGCGTGTACGCCGCCGGTCAGACAATACGGGCTCACGCAGCAGAAGCTGACGTGCGACCAAGCCAACTCGTACTCGTACCGCACGCTGCAGGGGATGGGCTTTGCCATCACTGCGCTCGAGCCTGCCCAGGTCGGCCGGCCCGGTAAAATACAGGGGTGGCGGGATGAACGTGGCGACACGCAGAGTGTGACCGTGGCCATCACCTGCGACGCCGGCACCACCGACATTGATGCGAGCGAAGACAATCGCTTTCTCGGGCAGGTGGATTTCAAACGCGCCTTTTTTCTCGCCTTTACCGGCATGGCCGTGCAAAGTGTCGTGATCGAAACGGCCGCACGTGAAGAGGCGCAGCGCCCGCTGGAGCGGAAAACACAGAAGGGCCTGCGGGTGCTCATGGA includes:
- the yihA gene encoding ribosome biogenesis GTP-binding protein YihA/YsxC; amino-acid sequence: MPPRAPQPRVHSAEFLAGAADGGRLPQLRYPEIAFAGRSNVGKSSLLNRLVGSHSLARVSKTPGRTQQINFFLIDERLVFVDLPGYGFARVPLSVKEQWKQLVESYLSQRANLCAVVIILDLRRGIEADDRRLIEYLHAHEIPAILVATKADKLAYGERLRRAHGLEAERLPGVVAMVLCSARTGDGMPQVWQAIEPLVHRFQPRNL
- a CDS encoding DUF72 domain-containing protein, which gives rise to MTTFWIGTSGYNYKGWKGPFYPAEIAEPEMLRYYAQRFSTVELNYTFYRMANVRTLQGWAKETPEVFHFTLKAPRRITHDLQLRDAADPLTYFCETAQALKQRLGAFLFQLPPFLKRDLSRLEDFLHQMPPGFRPAFEFRHPSWFADDVYECLRRFDAALCIAEHEDRSAPFEPTANFGYFRLRRPDYSDADLAAWAQRLEDAAARWTDVFVYFKHEEAGKGPLYAAKLSELLHRSAVPVAAENQP